TTCTTTCACATATGCCACCAAAATACTGGTCCAAGTGCGCAAAGTACAGGAATGTtcaaagcaggccgggcgcagtggctcacgcctataatcccagcacttttgtaggccaaggcgggcggatcacttgaggtcaggagttggagaccagcctggccaacatggcgaaaccctgtctctactaaaaatacaaaaattagccgggcgtgatggcacaatcctgtaatcccaactactcgggaggctgaggcacttgaatcacttaaactcgggaggcagaggttgcagtgagccgagattgcgccactgcactccagcctgggtgacagagtaagactgtctcaaaaaaaaaaaaaaagtaaaagtagccCGTAATGCAAAATTGGGGATAGGACGAGGAACTACATCTCTATCAAGTGAGACAGGgtgaataaatttaatgaaataaatgtgtCTGGTGGACACCTAGGTAGCTGCTCATAAGTGAAGTAGCTATGATTGTACTAACATAGAATGGTAGCTGTGATACAGTAAGTACAAAAGCAGAATGCATAGTTCCCATGTGTATAACACTGTATATATAGGAATAGATGTGCATATACATTATAACAATATAAATCTTTGTAAATgcatagataaaaatataaaaactgttagAGGTGAAATCTATGAAACAGGATTTGGAAGGCAAAGGACGACATTTACTTTTCCACTCTTTGAAATTCTTTACAGAAAGGTATGATTTTTATCAGTGTTTAAAGAGAACatgaaaggataaaagaaaaaagtattaactAAGCAGAGTCTGGGAGAAATGAGAATGGCCAGCTGTCTGATGCCCTTACCTTTCCTGAGACAAGTTCTTGCCATAGGCTTTGCTGACAAAATCTGTTATTTGAAACTTTGGGCAAGATGCTGTGTCtttcccacagtcttcaaagTGCACGGAGAGAAAGAGTTCACTCAGAAGCTGCAGCACTTGGGAGTGGGCCATGTTTCTTGCTGTGCATATGTTTAGGGCCGCATAAAACACTCCCTCCAACCACTTGATCTTGAGGATTATTCCCCCTACACATCAATGAGAAGGTAAATACCAGTTAGCACCACCAAAAATGGTTGCAGAGAACCTAGAATAAACCCCTGACCGTGAATAGCCACCTTTTTGAATAGCCacctttttttcaagacaggttGGTAATATGAACCACAAGATAAACACTCCTTCCTGAGCCATAAGCCCTACTTGTGCCCTTTATAACACATCATGTGTTGACCATCCCAAAGGCGGACAGATACGACTAATGTAGACATTGCTAATGGTAAAAAGTGTCTCTAGAATAGTCGTTGCTAATAAGGAGAAGGAACTGGAGAAAACTGCAAGATTAGAACAGGGAAAAGCCATTTTAGTCCAACATTACATCCTCCTATTGAAATAAGCTATCTCCTCTTTTGGTTTTTAGTTTGTCTTTAACAAGTCCAAATGATCAAGCTTCTCAGCTCTTCCCAAGTAGCTCTCCTGCAGTACCTTGTGCcttgcgcacacacacacacacacacacacacacacacacacacacacacacagagagagagagagagaaagagagagatttaatAAGACAGCAATGGGCCAAAAGGaaagtaattttcaaaagaatGCCAGAAATATGTTGAGCCATGACCAGCAGGACTGTAGGGACAGGTAGCTTGAAGAATCGTAGGATCTTGGAGAGCAGCTATGACTTTCTTATTGGCCCCCCAGATGCTGACAGAATCTTCACCATACTGATACTGAGGCCGCAAGATATTGGTGTGGTTCAACAGTAGTTTCAGCCTGGAAGTAAAGCCAAGACAGGGAGTGCAATGCCAGGACTGGAATAAATGACCACATAACCCACTGTGTTTACATCCAACCCATAAACAGACTCCCCCACACAACTCAGAGATAAATGCGGGTCTGGGTCTGTGCTGAGAACACTAATTAATTGGACTGTTCATCCACCTAACAAATCCTTCCTTACTGaatgttatgtgccaggcactgggctagaaACTAAGTGTGCAGAAATAATACTTGACACATACTTTCAGTAACTTTTCATGTTATTGACTGATGATTTCTCTTCTCATTGATGCATAAGGAGAATACTTCAGTGTTCAAGTAATGGGAATAAATGTTCTATTGCAATTGTAAACCTTTGTACAGcaaaaaaaaatggtttgtggGTACTATTTGTGGGTAAGCAGGGAAGTTACAAAGAAGATTGGCTAACTATGTTCTTCTACAGATAAAGTTGCTTCCCCTTATTACTGGAAATGACCAGCTCTAAGAGGTAGGGGCTACagtggaggtgggaggcagaAGTCAGAGATAGGGAGACAGAACAGTTGTGCCAGTTCCGTTCTCACCCTAATAAGATACCTAGGTAGTGGGACGGCAGCTACAAAGCTGTACACAATGCTGGTCTTCTCAAGGCTGGTGTGAATTTCTACGCAGATATTAGGCAGCTGAGATGGCAAGCAGCAGAGGAATATCACATCGGCCCAACTCACCAGATCAGCGTTACGGTAAAAGCATTTGATTCCCAGCTTCTGGAGCTCACctgggagggaaaaaggaagacagaaagagcaCAGTACTAAGGAGTTTGACCTGAACATCAACTATGGGGAGAGGGTGATCATTATTTTAGCTCAGTAAATCAACCCAAGTCTTGTTGCTCCATAAATCAGAAGATATTCCTTCCTACAGGACTTCTAAAAGCCATGCAGCAATGCCCTAACTCTAGTACTAAAGCAGCagtagtagctgagactacaggcacatgccaccacgcccagttaatttttgtatttttagtagagctggggtttcactatgttggccaggctggtctcgaactcccatcctcagatgatctgcccatctcggctgcccaaagtgccgggattacaggtgtgagccaccacacctggcctacaattCATCTTTATCTTACTTTTAGATCAAGTGCTAGAATatttccgattttttttttttaagacagggtcttgctctgtcacctgtgGTGTGATTACGGCTTATtatagcctcaacttcctgagctcaagggatcctcccacctcagcctcccaagtagctgggaccactggtgagtgtgaccatgcccagctaatttttttattttgtgtagagacaaggtctcactatgttgcctaggctggcctcaaacccctggactcaaatgatcctcccacctccacctcccaaagttctgggattacaggcataagccaccatgtgctgcccagactttttttctttaggaagaaaaaaaaatctcagagaaGCCTTTTACTCCAATGTACTGCAGGATAACCATGTGTCAGATAATATACAAAGTACTTTACAGTGTCTAAGGTATAACCCTCACAAGGACCTTATGAAGCAGAAATGAGTAGcagtctcattttacagatgaggagactgaggatTCAAGAAATCATACGACTTTTCCAAAGTTACAGAGCTGCTGGCTTGAGGTGGTGGAAAAGACTAGGAGTGTGGAAGGTATAAATCAGAGGCTGAGaggagtttgcaaatatttaacaGTTTCTGTAAAGTatatacaaattaattttattaggatatttataaatgaagaaagacTGGCAACTCATGTAGTTGCATAAAAACACTTACTggtagttcatttttttttttttttttttgtttaggctagagatgggatctcactatgttatccaggctggtttccaacttctggcttcaagcaatccccctgccttagcctcccaaagtgctgggattatgggtgtgaggcAATATGGATTTTCAAAAGTATAAACCTAAAGTGTACATTCACATCTGGTGATATGTCGTAAATGTCATTGGAAAACAGAATATAACAGACATTGGCGAGTGACTTCTTATGTTAACCACTGAGAGTACATGGCAAATGTAATGCTGCAGTTATCTAGATACTGATAAACCTGGAAGAAAGATGatttggtttggctctgtgcccccacccaaatctcatcttggaattgtaatccccatgtgtcgagggagggacctggtgtgaggtgattggatcatggaggcagtttccaccatgctgttctcatgatagggagggagttctcacgagagctAATGGTTTAAACatggcagtttcccctgtgtGCTGTCTCCtcccgccttgtgaagaaggtacttgcttctccttcaccttccaccatgattgtaagtttcctgaggcctccacagccatgcagaactgtgagtcaattaaacctcttttgtttataaattacccagtctcagacagtatctttatagcagtgtgaaaacagactaatacaacaggaCAAAGTTTACAAAACAGGCATATCTATCATTCTCTCATGTGTTGTTCTCATTCTTTTCACGTGCATAGAagctgatgttgagcattttgaaTTCTTGTTTCCTTACACAACACACACTGACATTTTACAACtataattttattctaataaataCATTGCTTTGCAAAGAATATATGTACTTTGTTGAAATATCACATATATTAGTCCTATTGATGGGATAAATATACCTTGACTggtaagatttttttgttttttttgtttattttatgaggcagagtcttgctgtcatccagggtggagtgcatggtgcgattttggctcgttgcaacctctgcctcctgggttcaagcaattctcattcctcccctgtagctgggatttgaaagtatgtgccatcatgcccgggtaatttttgtatttttagaagagatggggtttcgtcatgttggccaggctggtctcaaactcctggcctcaagtgatccacctgactcagcctctcaaagtgctgggattaccagcgtgagccaccatgcccagttggtaagatttttttctagtttccttaggaatataggaaaaaaaaaatggccaggtgtggtgactcactcctgtaataccagcactttcaGAGGGTGAGGCGGGGGAGACTGGTTGAGCCTAGCAGTTTAAGACTAGCTTCAGCATTACAGTGATAGCCTGTCTCtatttataaaaccaaaaaagaaaaaaacattacaaatcaataagaaaaataaaccttggcatggtggctcacacctataccccagtactttgggaggctaaggcgagtggatcacttgaggccaggagtttgagaccagcctggccaacatggcaaaaccccatctctactaaaatattatacaaaaattagctgagcatggtggtgtgtgcctgtaatcccaggtacgtgaggggctgaggcatgagaatcacttgagcttgggaggcagggaggttgtagtgagccgggatcatgccactatactccagcctgggtgacaaagtgagattgtgtctcaaaataaataaatacataaataaagtaagaaaaatatggGTACTTCAACAGAAAATATGGTCAAAAGCACCTCAAGAAAATATGACATAGTAATAAAacctaagaaaataaaactcttctaGTGATTAATGAAAGAcatattaaaacaagaaaataacgTAAAGCATATTAAAATGGTGATGTTAAAAATGATCCCAGCACTGACCAGGGTGTAGTGAAATGGGTATTCTTATGCAATGTTGGTAAAAAAGTATACCTGAAAACCTTTTGGGAGGtcaatttgaaaaaatacattagaagtttctttaaaaattacagatacctaccacatgacccagccattTCACTGCctggtatttacccaagaaaaatgaaagtagttGCCCACATGAACACTCATATACACGTATTCatggcagctttatttgtaatagccgaAACTGGAAACAGCTTAAGTAAACcaaatgaataaactgtggaATAATCATGCAAGGAaatactactcagaaataaaaaaggatattGATATATAAAAAAACTTGGATAtatttcagctgggcatggtggctcacacctgtaatcccagcactttgggaggctgaggtgggaggatcacttgaggtcaggagttggagaccaaacctggccaacatgatgaaaccccgtctctattaaaaatacaaaaaattagctggggatggtggtacgtgcctgtaatcccaacaacttgggaggctggggcaggagaatcgcttgaacctgggaggcggaggttgcagtgagccgagattgtgccgctgcactccagcctgggcgacaagagtgagactctgtctaaaaaaaaaaaaaaaaaaaaaaaaaacttagatatATTTCAAACAAATTATGCAGTGTGAAAGAAGTTAGACTAAAAAAACACTAtaaactgtatgattccatttatataaaactctagaaaatgcaaactaatctatggtgacaGAAATCAGATTGTTGGTTTCCTGGGTGGAGAGCTACAGGGAAGTGGACAGAAAGGGATTACCAAAGACAAGGGGCAACTTTTAGGGGTGATGGGATACGTTCATTACCTTGTGATGGTTTCACAGGAGTATACGTGccaaaacatcaaattgtacacttttaaCTGTGTGCCATTTATTGTATAGAAATAttttagggccgggcacggtggcttacgcctgtaatcccagcattttgggagaccgaggtgggcagatcacctgaggtcaggagttccagaccagcctggctaacatggtgaaaccctgtctctactaaaaatacaaaaaaaaatttagctagtcatggtggtgtatgcctgtaattccagctactggggtggctgaggcaagagaattgcttgaacctgggaggcagaggttgcagtgagctaagactgtgcTCTCCAcaatctgcactccagccttggtggcagagcgagactcagtctcaaaaaaaaaaaaaaaaaaaaaaaaattaataaagctgTACCACTTCTTTGACCTAAtaactttatttggaaaattatgtACAAGGAAGTTCAACTAAATAAGGTACAGTTAACATAAATTATAGTACATCCATACTTTGGGATACTACACAaccttaaaatcttttttttttacattaatctCTTActaatataattaacattttaaatcctGAGATGAAAACAGAGCAAGGAAGAATGGTGTAGGGTGTCTGGTGGTCTCAGCCACTGCTGGGCACAACTACAAAGTCTGTGCATCCAAACACCAGATACAGCAAGCACACCCTGCTAGGGAGAAGCAAGGGAGTGTGCTCAAAGCCTGCTGGGGTAACCTTCTACTGTGGGAAAGTGGAGGGGcttaaaatcattatttcttattgattgattggagacagagtctcactctgtcgcccaggctggagtgcaatgacgcgatctcaggtcactgcaacctccgcctcctgggttcagcctcctgagtagctgagactaaaggcaCCCACcataacacctggctaatttttgtatttttagtagagactgggtttcaacatgttagccaggctggtctcaaactcctgacctcaggtgatctgcccacctcggcctcccagagtgctgggcttacagacgtGGGcaaatcattatttcaaaaaatgttaaaacaatatGAGAATATGCTCATGATACATTATGTAAAACAAGCAGAATACAAACAACTATATATAGTGTCAATTACtgatatagagaaaagaaaacatgggaaGGAAATGATAACCTGAGTAGATTATAGGTAGTTGTACCCTTCCTTATAGacaaattttctataatatgcatattattttacattttttattattgaagtataatttacatataatgcAACACACAGATATGAAGTATATAGTTTGATCAGTTTTGACAAAAGCATACACCCATTTAACCCATACCTCtctcaagatatagaacattttcatctccccAGAAAAAGTTCCTTTGGGACTTTCTCAGTCcatctccccagaagaaatcattgttctgatttctatcaccataaatggaatcattacaaaacttttttttttttttttttgagatggagtctcgctctgtcgccaggctggagtgcagtggtgtgatctcagctcactgcaacctctgcctcctggcttcaagcgattctcctgcctcagcctcctgagcagctgggactacaggcacgcgccaccccgcccagataatttttatatttctagtagagacagggttttaccatgttggccaagatggtctcaaactcttgacctcgtcatctacgcacctcggcctcccaaagtgctgggattacaggtgtgcccaccgcgcccgaccacaaaacattttttaaaagccagtaaatgtcatttttaaaaacataaggcCAACTGCAAATGCCTGGAACTGTATAACACCCAACCAGACCCTAACTGATTCAGTCAGAAGATCTGAACTCTGTATGGAAAGCTTCCCTGTATCAAAGATCCAGAAAGATAATTCACCACCAAGGGCACAGGGAGGAGAGATGGATATAAAACATATACATGGAGAAAAAAAGTTGCTTTaaagaacaagagagaaagtCATGCTTCTAACCTTTCTTAGGTCTAGCAAGCTGAGAACTCCACACGCTGTATGCAAGGACTCCTCTTTGGAGGACCCTTTCAAAATGGCTTTGTTGACACCTACACAGCACAACCAAGCCCCCTTTCTCCCACACACCGCTGCTCACCCAGAGCCTCTGGCCTCCGAGTGGAGATCCGCAGGCTTTCAGCAGGGATGGGGACGAGCTGCAGCAGTGTGCCAGCCAGCTGCTTCCCAAGGTGGCCACCTCCAATGATGCCCACCTTAAACTCTTCAGGAGTGGCTGAATTAAGGGAGTCAATTGAGAGATGTCTGGAACTTTGATTCTCATTTAATGATGCTCTGGAGaatgaacacacagacacatacataacATAAATACGTGCACAcactgtagttcttttttttttttttgagacagagtctcgctctgtcacccaggctggagtgcaatggggtgatctcggctcactgcaaactccgcctcccaggttcatgccattctcctgcctcagtctccccagtagctgggactacaggtgcccgccaccacgcctggctaattttttgtatttttagtagagacggagtttcaccatgttagccaggatggtctccatctcctgacctcgtgatccgcccacgttggcctcccaaagtgctgggattacagccgtgagccaccgtacccagcctagtTCTTCTTAACTGTCAATCTCTGATGATTTCTGCTTTGTCATTTAAGGTGCTTGGTGGCACCTTAAGTACTTCGGAGATAAGGCATTTCAACTGTGTGTCATTTATCCAGCCTCACTAGGGAATGAAATGTTCCTCCTGAGTTAATTTTCCAGAAACAAAAGTATAACCCTTTTCAAGggaccaaaatttaaaatgttttaaatgaacatACTTTGTTACATGTATTATGCTTGTCTGGTTAAACAGTCTgaatatttaatcatttcactGGCTCAGTACACCACTGTGAACAGTCACTATCATACAGCATACTGTAATGTCTATAACACATTGTGGGCCAGTCCcctcatgttttgtttgtttctgtgcagACAtctgtcaaattttttttttttttttaaatcatggttAAAAAAcacaggctgggtatggtggctcccatctgtaatcccagtacgttgagaggccaaggcaggtagatcacttgagctcaggagtttgagaccagcctgggcaacatggtgagacctcgtctctacaaaaaatacaagaattagtgaggcatggtggcgcacacctgtagtcccagttactccagaggctgaggcgggaggattgcttgaactcaggagtttgaggctgcagtgagctgtgctcgtgccgctgtactccagcctgaatgacagagcaagaccctgtctcaggaaaagcacacacacacacacacacacacacacacacagcatgaaCTTTACTatcataaccatttttaaagtgCACAGTACAGTTGTGTTAATTATACGCACATTGTcactaggcatggtggctgatgcctgtaaccccagcacttcgggaggccaagtgggtggatcacttgaggtcagaagtttaagactggcctggccaacatggtgaaaccctgtctctactaaaaatataaaaattagcccagcatgatgGTGTaaatctgtagtctcagctactcaggaggctaaggcaggagaatctcttgaacctgggaggtggaggttgcagtgagccgagatccactactacactccagcctgggcaacagagcgagactccatctcaaaaaaaaaaaatagatagatagacagacagatatagatacagatatagttGTGCAACAGATCTTTAGAACCtttccatcttgcaaaactggaactctatatgctttttttttttttttttccaagacagagtctgcCTCCATTGcttgagctggagtgcagtggcacaatctcagctcactgcagcctccacctctcacattcaagcagttctctgcctcagcctactaactagctgggattacaggtgcatgccaccacaccccatgcccagctaatttttgtatttttagtagagatgaggttctccatgttggccaggctggtctcaaactccccacctcaagtgatccgcccacctccacctcccaaagtgctgggattataggtgtgagccactgcacccaacctgaaACTCTAtacaatttttctctctccccagcccctggaaactaccattctactttctgtttcactactttagatacctcatataagtagaattatGTGGTATTGTCTTTTTATACATGGTTAatttcacttatcataatgtcctcaagcctcatccatatgaatttttggattttttttctatcttcatgaaaaatgtcattgggattttgataaggattgcagtGCATCTGTAGATGGCtttaggtagtatggacattttaaaactaagtcttccaatccataaacatgggatgtctttcagtttatttgtgtcttccttaatttcttttaacaatgttttgtagttttcagtgtacaaatctttCATGCCCTTATTAAGTTTattactaagtattttattctactGGAGGCTATTGTAAATGTgaatttcataatttctttttcaggttgttcattagtgtacagaaatgcaactaatttttttttagtatgttgattttgtatcctgcaactttgctgaatttgtttactacttctaacagtttttttcttaatggaatctttagggttttctacatgtaAGATCATGTCAGCCTGAgaacagtgactcatgcctgcaatcccagtattttgagaagccatggtgggaggattgcttgaaggcaggagttagagattagtctgggcaacatagcaggacactgtctctacaaaaaaattaagttaactgggtgtggtggtgtgcatct
The window above is part of the Macaca fascicularis isolate 582-1 chromosome 7, T2T-MFA8v1.1 genome. Proteins encoded here:
- the NOXRED1 gene encoding NADP-dependent oxidoreductase domain-containing protein 1; the protein is MDMLQDLESLQFEYGVPEEDRIWLYLQGRSRGLMIEACAHATFFCKLLYNLRASLNENQSSRHLSIDSLNSATPEEFKVGIIGGGHLGKQLAGTLLQLVPIPAESLRISTRRPEALGELQKLGIKCFYRNADLVSWADVIFLCCLPSQLPNICVEIHTSLEKTSIVYSFVAAVPLPRLKLLLNHTNILRPQYQYGEDSVSIWGANKKVIAALQDPTILQATCPYSPAGGIILKIKWLEGVFYAALNICTARNMAHSQVLQLLSELFLSVHFEDCGKDTASCPKFQITDFVSKAYGKNLSQERPFPWFDLTAVQLKETPFSQHLSSSPVLQDHLTHLYCASFGISLTKEQPVVSTGSPSQ